From one Brevibacterium sp. 'Marine' genomic stretch:
- a CDS encoding WYL domain-containing protein — MNTPRTSRQRQQTERLMNLLIALRASRGWVSRKTLMSAIDGYSGLDEVAFDRKFSRDKELLRHMGITIATRAEHDAYGDVGETGYRISTADYAMGDVDLTPAEVAAVTVAAAFWSETELGASSSQALTKLRALGIDLDQSADGPGNVDPGTAAHRLASANFATALHHINAREAIGFRYHKPGQSERKVKLEPYALLSRGDRVYLFGFDLDREARRTFRLSRVEGGIAKLSGREPGDYEIPEDFSPQLALQSSSEMAVVAEARLHIRAHRADPLRRRQIRSDGDEVVIGYSDADALAAEIVGFGDAVDVVDPPELVRAVDRRRETIRRSLDRLGGSSVLSA, encoded by the coding sequence GTGAATACACCCCGCACCAGCAGACAGAGACAGCAGACCGAACGTCTGATGAATCTGCTGATCGCCCTCCGCGCTTCCCGCGGCTGGGTGTCGCGCAAGACGCTGATGAGCGCCATCGACGGCTATTCCGGGCTCGACGAGGTCGCCTTCGACCGCAAGTTCTCCCGCGACAAGGAGCTGCTGCGACACATGGGCATCACCATCGCAACCCGAGCCGAACACGATGCCTACGGTGATGTGGGGGAGACGGGCTATCGGATCTCCACCGCCGACTATGCGATGGGCGACGTCGACCTCACTCCCGCCGAGGTGGCCGCTGTGACCGTGGCCGCCGCATTCTGGTCCGAGACCGAGCTCGGGGCATCCTCGTCTCAGGCCCTGACGAAGCTGCGCGCACTCGGCATCGACCTCGACCAGTCCGCCGACGGCCCGGGAAACGTCGATCCGGGCACCGCCGCACACCGGCTGGCCAGCGCGAACTTCGCCACCGCTCTCCATCACATCAATGCCCGCGAAGCCATCGGCTTCCGGTATCACAAACCCGGTCAGAGCGAGAGGAAAGTGAAGCTGGAACCCTATGCGCTGCTCAGCCGCGGCGACCGTGTCTACCTCTTCGGCTTCGACCTCGACCGCGAGGCCCGACGCACCTTCCGGCTCTCCCGCGTCGAAGGTGGGATCGCGAAGCTCAGCGGCCGTGAACCCGGCGACTATGAGATCCCCGAGGACTTCTCCCCGCAGCTGGCGCTGCAGTCGAGTTCCGAGATGGCCGTCGTCGCCGAGGCGAGGCTGCACATCCGTGCTCACCGGGCCGATCCGCTGCGCCGTCGACAGATCCGCAGCGATGGCGACGAGGTGGTCATCGGCTATTCCGATGCCGATGCCCTCGCCGCCGAGATCGTCGGCTTCGGGGACGCCGTGGACGTGGTCGATCCGCCCGAACTCGTGCGCGCCGTCGACCGCAGACGCGAAACGATTCGCCGATCGCTCGACCGTTTGGGAGGCTCCAGTGTCCTCAGCGCGTGA
- a CDS encoding DUF3866 family protein — MIHWRKGIVAAIRSTRPGYTELDVDLHEAVPGTDVRSIRAIAYTDAVGQPQNQDTVIVNVSALAKRLGTGGFGLIVALPEALPTDPPDGPGHLVKDRYSPLQTMVLGVDDQESQHHATLAEAEHLDGMPVIVADLHSALPAAIAGIRVVDPSLSVAYVLSDGAALPSPFSQAVAGLKDAKWLTGVISTGQAWGGDLEAVTIHTGLLAAKHVMDADIAIVAQGPGNLGTGTKYGYSGLVTGEHLNAAALLGGRPIGLLRMSNADARGRHFGISHHSLTPLTEIARPGMTVPVPDFSTLTEAERAEMDPDPEVVTATVAEQLSRLQMHELVDVDLTGLWDALRVSPVRLSTMGRKLPADAASFLAAAAAGRCAARLVHS; from the coding sequence ATGATTCATTGGCGCAAAGGAATCGTCGCAGCGATTCGCTCCACCCGGCCAGGATACACAGAGCTCGACGTCGACCTGCACGAGGCTGTGCCGGGAACTGATGTGAGATCCATCCGGGCGATCGCCTACACCGATGCCGTCGGGCAGCCGCAGAACCAGGACACCGTCATCGTCAATGTCTCGGCTCTGGCGAAGAGGCTGGGCACCGGAGGGTTCGGGCTCATCGTCGCCCTGCCCGAAGCGCTGCCGACCGATCCTCCGGACGGTCCGGGCCATCTCGTCAAGGACCGCTATTCACCGTTGCAGACGATGGTCCTCGGCGTCGACGATCAGGAATCGCAGCATCACGCCACTCTCGCCGAGGCGGAGCACCTCGACGGCATGCCCGTGATCGTCGCCGATCTGCATTCGGCTCTGCCCGCAGCGATCGCCGGTATCCGCGTCGTCGACCCATCACTGTCGGTGGCTTATGTGCTCAGCGATGGTGCGGCTCTGCCGTCCCCGTTCTCGCAGGCCGTCGCCGGACTCAAGGACGCGAAATGGCTGACGGGGGTGATCAGCACCGGGCAGGCCTGGGGCGGAGACCTCGAAGCGGTGACGATCCATACGGGACTGCTCGCGGCCAAGCACGTGATGGACGCCGACATCGCCATCGTCGCACAGGGTCCCGGGAACCTCGGCACCGGCACGAAGTACGGCTATTCGGGCCTGGTCACCGGAGAGCACCTCAATGCCGCAGCCCTGCTCGGTGGGCGCCCGATCGGCCTGCTGCGGATGTCGAATGCCGACGCCCGCGGCCGTCATTTCGGCATCTCCCATCATTCGCTGACGCCGTTGACTGAGATCGCTCGACCGGGGATGACCGTGCCGGTGCCCGACTTCTCCACCCTCACCGAGGCGGAGCGAGCCGAGATGGACCCGGATCCCGAAGTCGTGACCGCGACCGTGGCCGAGCAGCTGTCTCGACTCCAGATGCATGAACTCGTCGACGTCGATCTGACGGGACTGTGGGATGCGCTGCGTGTCTCACCTGTACGTCTGTCGACGATGGGCAGGAAGCTGCCGGCCGATGCCGCATCGTTCCTCGCCGCGGCCGCCGCTGGACGCTGCGCCGCCCGGCTCGTCCACAGCTGA
- a CDS encoding FKBP-type peptidyl-prolyl cis-trans isomerase, whose amino-acid sequence MSKQKPEVDFPGGDAPTELIITDDVIGTGAEAGPGDTVSVHYVGVAYSTGEEFDASYNRGTPLEFRLGSGMVISGWDQGIQGMKVGGRRTLQIPPHLAYGDQGAGGVIQPGESLIFVCDLENVR is encoded by the coding sequence ATGAGCAAGCAGAAGCCCGAAGTCGATTTCCCCGGCGGCGACGCCCCGACCGAGCTCATCATCACCGATGATGTCATCGGCACCGGCGCCGAGGCGGGACCCGGCGACACCGTGAGCGTGCACTACGTCGGAGTCGCCTATTCCACGGGCGAGGAGTTCGACGCCTCGTACAACCGCGGCACCCCGCTGGAGTTCCGTCTCGGATCCGGAATGGTCATCTCCGGCTGGGACCAGGGCATCCAGGGGATGAAGGTCGGCGGACGCCGTACCCTGCAGATCCCGCCGCACCTGGCGTACGGCGACCAGGGCGCCGGCGGAGTCATCCAGCCCGGCGAGTCGCTCATCTTCGTGTGCGACCTCGAGAACGTCCGCTGA
- a CDS encoding FKBP-type peptidyl-prolyl cis-trans isomerase, whose amino-acid sequence MRTKVLSAIAAGLLLLSACGQGDESEDSTTPPPSVAAQDAKSTSLDDITVDGKIGKKPEVSFEAPLVMDKTERKVLTKGTGDKIADGEQVTAQMTLVSGTTGKTVESSYDSDAAAGFPMDKSQISEDLYNALIDVKVGSRVMMSLNGSAQQGEASQTLVYVIDIEDAKKPLTRAQGKKADQSDNPVTVKWGDDGAPSISKPKGKKPTELETYTTIEGEGDEVKKGQSVAVKYSGWLWDDTSKTFDSNWKKGGQPFVVAPVGEAQVIDGWNEGLVGQKVGDQVVLVVPPDKGYGEQGNDSIPGNSTLIFVVDILSAQG is encoded by the coding sequence GTGCGCACCAAAGTGCTCAGCGCCATCGCGGCGGGCCTGTTGCTGCTCTCGGCCTGCGGGCAGGGTGATGAGTCCGAGGACTCGACCACACCTCCGCCGTCGGTGGCCGCTCAGGACGCGAAGTCGACCAGCCTCGACGACATCACCGTCGACGGCAAGATCGGGAAGAAGCCCGAGGTCAGCTTCGAGGCACCGCTGGTCATGGACAAGACCGAGAGGAAAGTGCTCACAAAGGGCACCGGCGACAAGATCGCCGACGGCGAACAGGTCACGGCACAGATGACGCTGGTCTCCGGCACGACCGGCAAGACCGTCGAATCCAGCTACGACTCGGACGCCGCAGCCGGTTTCCCCATGGACAAGTCCCAGATCTCCGAAGACCTCTACAACGCACTCATCGACGTCAAGGTCGGATCACGCGTGATGATGTCGCTCAACGGCAGCGCCCAGCAGGGCGAAGCCTCACAGACGCTCGTCTACGTCATCGACATCGAGGACGCGAAGAAGCCGCTGACCCGGGCGCAGGGCAAGAAGGCCGATCAGTCGGACAACCCCGTCACCGTGAAGTGGGGCGACGACGGTGCACCGTCGATCTCGAAGCCGAAGGGCAAGAAGCCGACCGAACTTGAGACCTACACGACGATCGAAGGCGAAGGCGACGAGGTCAAGAAGGGCCAGAGCGTCGCCGTGAAGTACTCCGGCTGGCTCTGGGACGACACGTCGAAGACCTTCGACTCGAACTGGAAGAAGGGCGGACAGCCCTTCGTCGTCGCCCCGGTCGGCGAGGCTCAGGTCATCGACGGCTGGAACGAGGGACTCGTCGGGCAGAAGGTCGGCGACCAAGTCGTCCTCGTCGTCCCGCCGGACAAGGGGTACGGCGAACAGGGCAATGATTCGATCCCGGGGAACTCGACCCTGATCTTCGTCGTCGACATCCTCTCGGCCCAGGGCTGA
- the pafA gene encoding Pup--protein ligase, producing MARIYGLETEYGLAHTADPEGRRIGPEEIARYLFRPVVEWGRSSNVFLPNGSRLYLDVGSHPEYATAECDDLGDLLAQDRAGEGLMIDLLDKAQAALDADGIGGRVHMVKNNTDAAGNSYGSHENFLIRRTLDFNRLTTVLLPFLVTRQLLVGAGAVIPRRSAFTPDEEADRSEMMFGLSGRSDVMWEGLSSATTRSRPIINARDEPHADAEKYRRLHVIVGDSSMSTATSALKIGSAVLMLDLIEQGARIPENGLRHPVRDIRLVARDLTGRVVLERTDGTTTTPLGLLADYRDRAQRIVESGEHSLGDDELARYIIDLWTRMLTAVEAQDFSTVDTEIDWVMKRTLIERSMQRGITDIADARIHRLDIAFHDITPATGLFPKLEAAGMAKSLVPAEAAERAKDTPPASTRAAIRGEFVRAAHAARRDYTVDWVHLRLNDESGRAVALKDPFATTHPQAETLIAGL from the coding sequence ATGGCACGCATCTACGGGCTCGAAACCGAATACGGACTCGCCCACACCGCCGACCCCGAGGGTCGGCGCATCGGCCCCGAGGAGATCGCCCGCTATCTCTTCCGCCCAGTGGTCGAATGGGGCAGGTCGTCGAACGTGTTCCTGCCCAACGGGTCGCGCCTCTACCTCGACGTCGGCTCCCACCCGGAGTACGCGACCGCCGAATGCGATGACTTGGGCGACCTGCTCGCTCAGGATCGGGCCGGCGAAGGTCTGATGATCGACCTGCTGGACAAGGCGCAGGCCGCCCTCGACGCCGACGGCATCGGCGGACGTGTGCACATGGTCAAGAACAACACGGATGCGGCTGGCAACTCCTACGGGTCGCACGAGAACTTCCTCATCCGCCGCACCCTGGACTTCAACCGGCTGACCACGGTGCTGCTGCCCTTCCTCGTCACCCGGCAGCTGCTCGTCGGGGCCGGAGCCGTGATTCCGCGCCGTTCGGCCTTCACCCCCGACGAGGAAGCCGACCGGTCGGAGATGATGTTCGGCCTCTCCGGCCGATCCGATGTCATGTGGGAGGGACTGTCGTCGGCGACGACACGGTCGCGTCCGATCATCAACGCCCGCGACGAACCGCACGCCGATGCGGAGAAGTACCGGCGGCTGCACGTCATCGTCGGTGATTCCTCGATGTCGACGGCCACCTCGGCGCTCAAGATCGGATCCGCGGTGCTCATGCTCGACCTCATCGAACAGGGGGCGCGGATCCCGGAGAACGGGCTGCGCCACCCGGTGCGCGATATCCGCCTCGTCGCCCGCGATCTCACGGGACGGGTCGTGCTCGAACGCACGGACGGAACCACGACGACGCCGCTGGGACTGCTCGCCGACTACCGGGACCGGGCACAGCGGATCGTGGAATCAGGGGAGCACAGCCTCGGCGACGACGAACTCGCCCGCTACATCATCGACCTGTGGACGCGGATGCTCACCGCCGTCGAAGCGCAGGACTTCTCGACCGTGGACACGGAGATCGACTGGGTGATGAAACGCACCCTCATCGAACGGTCCATGCAGCGCGGAATCACCGATATCGCCGATGCGCGCATCCACCGCCTCGACATCGCCTTCCATGACATCACACCCGCAACGGGGCTGTTTCCCAAGCTCGAAGCCGCCGGAATGGCGAAGAGCCTCGTCCCCGCCGAGGCGGCCGAACGAGCGAAGGACACGCCCCCGGCGAGCACGCGGGCGGCGATCCGCGGCGAATTCGTCCGCGCAGCCCATGCCGCCCGACGCGACTACACCGTCGACTGGGTGCACCTGCGTCTCAACGACGAATCCGGTCGAGCAGTCGCACTCAAGGACCCGTTCGCCACGACGCACCCGCAGGCGGAAACACTCATCGCGGGCCTGTAA
- the prcA gene encoding proteasome subunit alpha: MSQAPFYVSPEQLMKDRADFARKGIARGRSVVVMRFDAGILLLAENPSPTLHKIAEIYDRIGFAAVGKYNEFETLRQAGVRYADLRGYSYDRTDVTARGLTNAYAQTLAGVFTTESKPFEVELVVAELGLAPETDQLYRLSYDGSVIDETEHVAIGGQADAITASLARVRSSQMTLREVFNHGVTALGAASQAIVATDALEAAVLDRTTTKQRTFRRLDDAAMSALRED, translated from the coding sequence ATGAGTCAGGCACCGTTCTACGTCTCGCCCGAGCAGCTGATGAAGGACCGGGCCGACTTCGCCCGCAAGGGCATCGCCCGCGGTCGGTCCGTCGTCGTCATGCGCTTCGACGCAGGCATCCTGCTGCTGGCGGAGAACCCGTCACCGACGCTGCACAAGATCGCTGAGATCTACGACCGGATCGGCTTCGCCGCCGTCGGCAAATACAACGAATTCGAGACCCTGCGGCAGGCCGGCGTCCGCTACGCCGACCTGCGCGGATACTCCTACGACCGCACCGACGTCACCGCTCGCGGGCTGACGAATGCGTACGCGCAGACCCTGGCCGGAGTCTTCACCACCGAGTCGAAGCCCTTCGAGGTCGAACTCGTCGTCGCCGAACTCGGACTCGCACCGGAGACCGACCAGCTCTACCGGCTCAGCTACGACGGATCCGTCATCGACGAGACCGAACATGTGGCCATCGGCGGCCAAGCCGATGCGATCACGGCATCCCTGGCCAGGGTGCGCAGCTCGCAGATGACACTGCGCGAGGTGTTCAACCACGGTGTGACCGCGTTGGGTGCCGCGAGCCAGGCGATCGTGGCCACCGACGCACTCGAGGCCGCCGTCCTCGACCGCACGACGACCAAGCAGCGCACGTTCCGCCGCCTCGACGATGCGGCGATGAGCGCACTGCGGGAGGACTGA
- the prcB gene encoding proteasome subunit beta, which yields MAGFPPAFLSSTSNSFVELARSLAPEALPHPGARDLAEQSPEGTTIICFRTASGILMAGDRRATIGNLIASHSMEKVKAADDYSVIGIAGTAGVALDLIRLFQLELEHYEKIEGARLSLNGKANRLAAMLRGNLGLAMQGLTVVPMFAGVDDSTRQGQIFSFDVTGGKYEEHRFHSIGSGSRFARGALKKLWRADLDTPSAISVAVEALFDASDDDSATGGPDFVRQIAPTIVTVDLENGVTEVDSATVLDTATEVVDRRTASAR from the coding sequence ATGGCAGGATTCCCTCCTGCATTCTTGAGTTCGACGAGCAACTCCTTCGTCGAACTCGCCCGCTCCCTGGCGCCCGAAGCGCTGCCGCACCCCGGAGCCCGGGATCTGGCCGAACAGTCCCCGGAGGGCACGACCATCATCTGCTTCCGCACGGCCAGCGGAATCCTCATGGCCGGTGACCGGAGAGCGACCATCGGCAACCTCATCGCCTCGCATTCGATGGAGAAGGTCAAAGCAGCCGACGACTACTCCGTCATCGGCATCGCCGGCACCGCCGGGGTCGCACTCGACCTCATCCGGCTCTTCCAACTCGAGCTCGAACACTACGAGAAGATCGAAGGCGCCCGTCTCTCGCTCAACGGCAAAGCCAACCGCTTGGCTGCGATGCTGCGCGGAAACCTCGGCCTGGCGATGCAGGGACTCACCGTCGTCCCGATGTTCGCCGGAGTCGACGACTCCACACGACAGGGCCAGATCTTCAGCTTCGACGTCACCGGCGGAAAGTACGAAGAGCACCGATTCCATTCCATCGGGTCCGGTTCCCGTTTCGCCCGCGGGGCGCTGAAGAAGCTGTGGAGGGCCGACCTCGACACACCCTCGGCGATCTCCGTGGCCGTCGAGGCTCTCTTCGACGCCTCCGACGACGACTCGGCGACGGGCGGACCGGATTTCGTCCGGCAGATCGCCCCGACGATCGTCACCGTCGACCTCGAGAACGGGGTCACCGAGGTCGATTCGGCCACCGTCTTGGACACCGCCACCGAGGTCGTCGACCGCCGCACGGCCAGCGCCCGGTGA
- a CDS encoding ubiquitin-like protein Pup codes for MSSQEQVQRDKSSGGGDAPVDPPEAVQGQINTQNVDSILDEIDGVLESNAEEFVKNFVQKGGQ; via the coding sequence ATGAGCTCGCAGGAACAGGTCCAGAGAGACAAATCGTCCGGTGGGGGAGATGCACCCGTCGATCCGCCGGAGGCCGTGCAGGGACAGATCAACACTCAGAACGTCGATTCCATCCTCGACGAGATCGACGGTGTGCTCGAGTCGAACGCGGAGGAGTTCGTCAAGAACTTCGTGCAGAAGGGCGGCCAATGA
- the dop gene encoding depupylase/deamidase Dop: MLRVRRVMGAETEFGLSQPGNPRANPMRDSARVVDAYAGPRGLKSSQNFWDFATESPLADARGFFMNIADADVSQLTHLPQDDVEAQYLANVVTENGARYYVDHAHPEYSSPEVLTPRDIVTFDRAGDLVALESVRTLEKSAEPVNLYKNNTDSKGASYGTHENYLVDRSTDFGDLVAGLVPFFVTRQILCGSGRVGIGREGEGKGFQISSRADFFEAEVGLETTLRRPIVNTRDEPHADPAKYRRLHVIIGDATLAEPATFVRFGSTSLVLGLIEAGLAPRIELADALQSLWDVSHDLSLTAPLPLTDGTTATALEIQEAFYSACLEHADPDDAETSQVLAEWRRFLDGLSTDPRTLVDSIDWVAKWVLLEGYRSREGIDWDHPKLALIDVQYHDVRPEKGLFHKLERAGRIRRLTTDAEVEAAVTNAPDGTRAFLRSVAVSRLGDDLVAASWDSLVVNAESLGVVRLPMHEPLKGTRELLADRVEGIATAEGLLKALGVDRLNSKND, encoded by the coding sequence ATGCTCAGAGTCAGACGCGTCATGGGAGCCGAGACGGAGTTCGGCCTCAGCCAGCCCGGCAACCCGCGGGCGAACCCGATGCGGGACTCGGCTCGTGTCGTCGACGCCTATGCCGGTCCGCGCGGACTGAAGTCGTCCCAGAACTTCTGGGACTTCGCCACCGAGTCTCCGCTGGCCGACGCTCGCGGCTTCTTCATGAACATCGCCGATGCGGACGTCTCGCAGCTGACCCATCTCCCGCAGGACGATGTCGAAGCCCAGTACCTGGCGAACGTCGTCACGGAGAACGGCGCCCGCTACTACGTCGACCACGCTCATCCCGAATACTCCTCCCCGGAAGTGCTCACCCCTCGCGATATCGTCACCTTCGACCGGGCCGGCGACCTCGTCGCCCTCGAATCGGTGCGGACGCTGGAGAAGAGCGCGGAACCGGTCAATCTGTACAAGAACAACACTGATTCCAAGGGAGCCTCCTACGGCACCCATGAGAACTACCTCGTCGACCGGTCCACCGACTTCGGCGACCTCGTGGCCGGCCTCGTCCCCTTCTTCGTCACCCGGCAGATCCTGTGCGGATCGGGACGGGTCGGCATCGGCCGCGAAGGCGAGGGCAAGGGCTTTCAGATCTCATCCCGAGCGGACTTCTTCGAAGCCGAGGTGGGACTCGAGACGACCCTGCGGCGTCCGATCGTCAACACTCGTGACGAACCGCACGCCGATCCCGCGAAGTACCGTCGGCTGCACGTCATCATCGGCGACGCCACCTTGGCGGAGCCCGCCACGTTCGTCCGCTTCGGCTCGACCTCCCTCGTCCTCGGCCTCATCGAAGCGGGGCTGGCACCGCGGATCGAACTCGCCGATGCCCTGCAGTCGCTGTGGGATGTCAGCCACGACCTCAGCCTGACCGCCCCGCTGCCGCTGACCGACGGGACGACGGCAACGGCGCTCGAGATCCAAGAGGCCTTCTATTCAGCCTGCCTCGAACACGCGGATCCCGATGATGCCGAGACGAGTCAGGTGCTCGCCGAATGGCGCCGATTCCTCGACGGTCTCTCGACCGACCCGAGGACTCTGGTCGACTCCATCGACTGGGTCGCCAAATGGGTCCTGCTCGAGGGCTACCGCTCCCGTGAGGGAATCGACTGGGACCATCCGAAGCTGGCCCTCATCGACGTCCAGTACCACGATGTGCGCCCGGAGAAAGGGCTCTTCCACAAGCTCGAACGTGCCGGGCGCATCCGGCGGCTGACCACCGACGCCGAAGTCGAAGCCGCCGTGACCAACGCTCCCGACGGGACCCGCGCATTCCTGCGCTCCGTGGCGGTCAGCCGCCTCGGGGACGATCTGGTGGCCGCGAGCTGGGATTCGCTCGTGGTCAACGCGGAATCCCTCGGGGTGGTGCGTCTGCCCATGCACGAACCTCTCAAAGGCACCCGGGAGCTGCTCGCCGATCGGGTAGAGGGAATCGCGACCGCCGAGGGCCTGCTGAAGGCACTCGGAGTCGATAGACTGAATTCGAAGAACGACTGA
- a CDS encoding DUF3054 domain-containing protein produces MATKKSHLPIALIVDLILVVLFTIVGHYTHSHNFDPQGLMTTAWPFVAALVIAWLLTAVWDRPIAPLATGTGVWAVTVLVGLVLRGITGAGGDPGSVPVSFMIVATSLNLITLVGWRLIATAVSGGSGRRKRSR; encoded by the coding sequence GTGGCAACGAAGAAATCTCATCTCCCCATCGCACTGATCGTCGACCTCATCCTCGTGGTTCTGTTCACGATCGTCGGTCATTACACACATTCTCACAATTTCGATCCGCAGGGGCTGATGACCACGGCGTGGCCGTTCGTGGCCGCCCTCGTCATCGCCTGGCTGCTCACGGCCGTCTGGGATCGGCCGATCGCTCCGCTGGCCACGGGCACCGGGGTCTGGGCGGTCACCGTCCTCGTCGGACTCGTCCTGCGCGGAATCACCGGAGCCGGCGGCGATCCGGGTTCGGTGCCGGTGAGCTTCATGATCGTCGCGACCTCGCTCAATCTCATCACTCTGGTCGGCTGGCGTCTCATCGCCACGGCCGTCTCCGGTGGTTCCGGCCGCCGCAAGCGCAGCCGCTGA
- the arc gene encoding proteasome ATPase encodes MTETTTEVKKLREDTASLRQQLYTAGKRNEALSKTLRTARDELGRIKEEARRLTEPPNNWGTLIALGENAVTADVIVGGRRMRVAVAPEVEPESLRAGADVLLSEGLVIIGTGDFPPVGSVVNVREFVDSQRILVGAPGDDEQVFTLAADLVDAGLRVGDAVVVDTRTHYALQVVEKPEVSSLLLEEVPDITYSDIGGLADQIEQIKDAVELPFEHPELYTEHGLKPPKGILLYGPPGCGKTLIAKAVANSLADRTGTVRTSKTYFLNIKGPELLDKYVGETERQLRLIFARAREKASAGFPVVVFFDEMESLFRTRGTGKSSDVETTIVPQLLTEIDGVEQLDNVIVIGASNREDLIDPAILRPGRLDVKIRIERPDAEAARDIFEKYLTAELPLHSSVLAGHDTPAEAVSSLIDSCVERMFAETPENEFVEVSYADGSKEVLHFSAFASGAMIHNIVDRAKKAAIKSLLDTGERGLHPGHFEDAIAEEFSEHEDLPNTTNPDEWARISGRKGERVTHLRMMHLDTTRGAPTVPYETDIAEVRPNSDLV; translated from the coding sequence ATGACAGAGACCACGACCGAAGTGAAGAAGCTGCGCGAGGACACCGCGTCCCTGCGCCAGCAGCTCTACACAGCGGGAAAACGCAATGAGGCACTGTCGAAGACTCTGCGCACGGCCCGTGATGAGCTCGGCAGGATCAAGGAGGAGGCCAGGCGCCTGACCGAGCCGCCGAACAACTGGGGCACACTCATCGCCCTCGGCGAGAACGCGGTGACTGCCGATGTCATCGTCGGCGGTCGCCGGATGCGTGTGGCCGTCGCCCCCGAGGTCGAGCCCGAGAGTCTGCGGGCCGGAGCCGATGTGCTCCTGTCCGAAGGTCTCGTCATCATCGGCACCGGCGACTTCCCGCCCGTGGGATCGGTCGTCAACGTCCGCGAATTCGTCGATTCCCAGCGGATCCTCGTCGGAGCCCCCGGCGATGACGAGCAGGTCTTCACCCTCGCCGCCGATCTCGTCGACGCAGGGCTGCGCGTCGGCGATGCCGTCGTCGTCGACACCCGCACCCATTACGCCCTGCAGGTCGTCGAGAAGCCCGAGGTGTCCTCGCTGCTGCTCGAAGAGGTCCCCGACATCACGTACTCGGACATCGGCGGACTGGCCGACCAGATCGAGCAGATCAAAGATGCCGTCGAACTGCCCTTCGAACATCCCGAGCTCTACACCGAGCACGGACTCAAACCGCCCAAGGGGATTCTGCTCTACGGGCCTCCCGGCTGCGGAAAGACGCTCATCGCGAAGGCCGTGGCGAACTCCCTGGCCGATCGCACCGGGACGGTCCGCACGAGCAAGACCTACTTCCTCAACATCAAAGGCCCGGAGCTGCTGGACAAGTACGTCGGCGAGACCGAACGCCAGCTGCGCCTGATCTTCGCCCGGGCGCGGGAGAAGGCCTCAGCCGGGTTCCCGGTCGTGGTGTTCTTCGATGAGATGGAATCACTGTTCCGCACCCGCGGCACCGGCAAGTCCTCGGACGTGGAGACGACGATCGTCCCGCAGCTGCTCACCGAGATCGACGGCGTCGAACAGCTCGACAACGTCATCGTCATCGGCGCCTCGAACCGTGAGGACCTCATCGACCCCGCGATCCTGCGCCCCGGCCGACTCGATGTGAAGATCCGCATCGAACGCCCCGACGCCGAGGCGGCCCGCGACATCTTCGAGAAGTATCTGACCGCCGAGCTGCCGCTGCACTCGAGCGTGCTCGCCGGTCACGATACGCCCGCCGAGGCGGTCTCGTCACTCATCGACAGCTGCGTCGAACGGATGTTCGCCGAAACCCCGGAGAACGAATTCGTCGAGGTCAGCTACGCCGACGGGTCGAAGGAAGTCCTCCACTTCTCTGCGTTCGCCTCCGGGGCGATGATCCACAACATCGTCGACCGGGCGAAGAAGGCGGCGATCAAGTCGCTGCTCGACACCGGAGAACGCGGTCTGCACCCCGGGCATTTCGAGGATGCGATCGCCGAAGAGTTCAGCGAACACGAGGACCTGCCGAACACGACGAACCCCGACGAATGGGCACGGATCTCCGGGCGCAAGGGCGAACGGGTCACTCATCTGCGGATGATGCACCTCGACACGACCAGGGGAGCCCCGACCGTGCCGTATGAGACCGATATCGCCGAGGTGCGGCCGAATTCCGATCTCGTCTGA